Proteins from a genomic interval of Lactococcus protaetiae:
- a CDS encoding LicD family protein has product MRKLTNEEIWQCELEMLKYIDEICQSNQIEYSLAGGTLLGAIRHKGFIPWDDDVDLILTRHNYEKLMKVLMEENEPRFSLLYYKKVPTFISFTRLIHGKTTSVSKHNESNILKGVWVDIFPIDTLPDDKGERKLQQDKVKNIGKRLRASIKGGFKYASFPTLSGFLAKIIIFLPWHIRYYGKSRELCEKIDYVMQEYNDQDAKEKGFIDSIYFEKEHFPKEIFEKYEDVEFENLVVRKISNHDIYLKQLYGEYMKLPEEKDRVSHEIYEWYWK; this is encoded by the coding sequence GTGAGAAAACTAACTAATGAGGAAATCTGGCAGTGTGAGTTAGAAATGCTAAAATATATAGACGAAATATGTCAGTCTAATCAAATAGAGTATTCTCTAGCAGGAGGAACATTGTTAGGTGCTATAAGGCATAAAGGTTTTATTCCTTGGGACGACGATGTTGATCTTATTCTTACTCGGCATAACTATGAAAAGCTCATGAAAGTATTGATGGAGGAAAACGAACCTAGATTTAGCTTGTTATACTATAAAAAAGTTCCAACGTTTATCAGTTTTACGAGATTAATTCATGGTAAAACGACATCAGTAAGTAAGCATAATGAGTCAAATATATTAAAAGGGGTTTGGGTTGATATATTTCCTATAGATACATTACCAGATGACAAAGGGGAGAGAAAACTTCAGCAAGATAAAGTCAAAAATATTGGGAAACGATTGAGAGCTTCCATAAAAGGAGGCTTCAAATATGCCAGCTTTCCAACGTTATCGGGATTTTTAGCAAAAATTATTATATTTTTGCCTTGGCATATAAGATACTATGGTAAGAGCAGAGAGCTTTGTGAAAAAATTGATTATGTTATGCAAGAGTATAATGACCAAGATGCTAAAGAAAAAGGGTTTATTGATAGTATATATTTTGAAAAAGAGCACTTTCCTAAAGAAATTTTTGAAAAGTACGAGGATGTAGAATTTGAAAATCTTGTAGTGCGTAAAATTTCTAATCATGATATTTATTTAAAACAACTCTATGGAGAATATATGAAATTACCAGAAGAAAAGGATCGGGTAAGTCACGAAATTTATGAATGGTATTGGAAATAG
- the guaB gene encoding IMP dehydrogenase, with protein MSNWETKFLKKGFTFDDVLLIPAESHVLPNEVSMKTKLAKNLTLNIPIISAAMDTVTDSKMAIAMARQGGLGVVHKNMSIEQQAEEIHKVKRSESGVITDPFFLTPNHKIEEAENLMATYRISGVPIVDTLENRKLVGIITNRDLRFITDYNQQIKNMMTSENLVTAPVGTTLDDASRILQENKIEKLPLVDEEGKLAGLITIKDIERVIEFPNAAKDEQGRLLVAGAVGVSSDTFERAEALFAAGADAIVIDTAHGHSAGVLRKIREIRDHFPERTLIAGNIATGEGARALFEAGVDVVKVGIGPGSICTTRVVAGVGVPQITAIYDAANVAREFGKTIIADGGIKYSGDIVKALAAGGDAVMLGSMLAGTDESPGEFEIFQGRKFKTYRGMGSLAAMKQGSKDRYFQGAVNEANKLVPEGIEGRVAYKGTATDIVFQMLGGLKAGMGYTGAADIIALHESAQFIEMSGAGLKESHPHDVQITKEAPNYSVQ; from the coding sequence ATGTCAAACTGGGAAACTAAGTTTTTGAAAAAAGGATTTACTTTTGATGATGTGTTGCTGATTCCGGCGGAATCTCACGTCTTGCCTAATGAGGTGAGTATGAAAACGAAATTAGCGAAGAATTTGACGTTGAATATTCCGATTATCTCTGCTGCAATGGATACTGTGACAGATAGTAAAATGGCGATTGCGATGGCGCGTCAAGGCGGTTTGGGTGTTGTTCATAAAAATATGTCAATTGAACAACAAGCTGAGGAAATCCACAAAGTGAAACGTTCTGAATCTGGCGTTATTACTGATCCATTTTTCTTAACTCCTAATCATAAAATTGAAGAAGCTGAAAATTTGATGGCGACTTATCGTATTTCTGGTGTACCGATTGTGGATACGCTTGAAAACCGAAAATTGGTAGGGATTATTACCAATCGTGATTTGCGTTTCATTACGGATTATAATCAACAGATTAAAAATATGATGACCTCTGAAAACTTGGTTACAGCACCTGTTGGAACAACTTTGGATGATGCTTCACGTATTTTACAAGAAAACAAAATTGAAAAATTACCTTTGGTTGATGAAGAGGGTAAATTGGCTGGTTTGATTACAATCAAAGATATTGAGCGTGTGATTGAGTTTCCTAATGCGGCAAAAGATGAACAGGGGCGTTTACTGGTTGCTGGAGCTGTAGGAGTGTCATCAGATACTTTTGAACGTGCGGAAGCTTTGTTTGCTGCTGGCGCAGATGCTATTGTTATTGATACGGCACATGGACACTCAGCTGGCGTTTTGCGCAAGATTCGCGAGATTCGTGATCATTTCCCTGAACGGACATTGATTGCTGGAAATATCGCAACAGGTGAGGGGGCACGAGCTTTGTTTGAAGCTGGTGTGGATGTCGTAAAAGTTGGGATTGGTCCTGGCTCTATCTGTACGACACGTGTGGTTGCTGGTGTGGGTGTGCCTCAGATTACAGCAATCTATGATGCAGCGAATGTCGCGCGTGAGTTTGGTAAGACGATAATCGCTGATGGTGGAATTAAATATTCAGGTGACATTGTGAAAGCTTTGGCTGCTGGTGGAGATGCTGTCATGCTTGGCTCAATGCTTGCTGGTACGGATGAATCTCCTGGTGAGTTCGAGATTTTCCAAGGACGTAAATTTAAGACTTACCGTGGGATGGGTTCTCTTGCAGCGATGAAACAAGGATCGAAAGACCGTTATTTCCAAGGCGCTGTTAATGAAGCGAATAAACTTGTCCCAGAAGGAATTGAGGGTCGTGTAGCTTATAAGGGAACTGCGACGGATATTGTTTTCCAAATGCTTGGCGGTTTGAAAGCTGGTATGGGTTATACTGGAGCAGCTGATATTATTGCTTTGCACGAGTCAGCTCAATTTATCGAAATGTCAGGTGCAGGTTTGAAGGAATCTCATCCTCATGATGTGCAGATTACGAAAGAAGCACCAAATTATTCTGTTCAATAA
- a CDS encoding polysaccharide biosynthesis C-terminal domain-containing protein, with the protein MKTLKNYFLNSSYQLLVIIIPVITIPYISRVLGKTGIGINTFTYTVVQYFILIGSLGIALYGNREIAYHQKDKSTRSQVFWEIVFLRFCSMGLAILAFIIFLFFVGGDIKIYLLQSIALLAAVFDISWYFMGMENFQRTVIRNFLVQMISLFSIFTFVHTSEDLWIYILIVTGSTFLGNISLWLYLPSEVFRPRLSYFKNINNHFMATLALFFPQIAVSIYLLLNKLMLGILDSTNAAGFFAQSDSIIRISFTIVTSLSTVMMPKISALFIENDIKGIHKQLKLSITIMLGLAFPLAFGILAVSQKFAPWFFGSQFAEVGILMALESPIIIFLSMGSLFGTQYLIPTKRTKILSFSYIYGAIINLVANFIAIPLYGAKGAITVAVLTEGIVTIYQMYHVRKEFDYRNMFQGTWKYLVSAMIMCVIVYGIIQSVRLNIITLTGIVVVGILIYSFGNIILKSRLYEEVKAFRKK; encoded by the coding sequence ATGAAAACTTTAAAGAATTATTTTTTAAATTCATCATATCAACTGTTAGTAATAATTATTCCCGTTATTACAATTCCATACATTTCTCGAGTATTGGGTAAAACTGGTATTGGTATTAATACTTTTACTTATACTGTAGTACAATACTTTATATTAATTGGTAGTCTAGGGATAGCACTTTATGGGAATAGAGAAATAGCGTATCATCAAAAAGATAAAAGTACAAGAAGCCAGGTTTTTTGGGAAATAGTATTTTTGCGTTTTTGCTCCATGGGATTAGCTATACTAGCTTTTATTATTTTTTTGTTTTTTGTTGGTGGAGATATCAAAATCTATCTTTTGCAAAGTATTGCATTGTTGGCTGCTGTGTTTGACATTTCTTGGTACTTTATGGGAATGGAAAACTTTCAAAGGACAGTCATACGTAATTTTTTAGTGCAGATGATATCGTTGTTTTCGATTTTTACATTTGTTCATACAAGTGAGGATTTATGGATTTACATTTTAATTGTTACGGGTTCAACATTTCTTGGTAATATTTCTTTGTGGTTATATCTTCCTAGTGAGGTTTTTAGACCCCGTCTATCTTATTTTAAAAATATAAATAACCACTTTATGGCAACGCTTGCACTTTTTTTTCCACAGATTGCAGTATCAATTTATCTACTTTTGAATAAATTGATGTTAGGTATACTAGATTCAACCAATGCGGCGGGTTTTTTTGCTCAATCGGACTCAATTATTCGTATCTCTTTTACGATTGTTACATCACTCAGTACGGTCATGATGCCGAAAATTTCTGCTTTGTTTATCGAAAATGATATTAAAGGAATTCATAAGCAACTCAAACTTTCTATAACGATAATGCTTGGTTTGGCATTTCCACTTGCCTTTGGTATTTTGGCTGTTTCTCAAAAATTTGCTCCATGGTTTTTTGGTAGTCAATTTGCGGAAGTAGGAATTTTGATGGCTTTGGAATCACCAATTATCATATTTTTATCAATGGGAAGTTTATTTGGAACTCAATATTTAATACCAACTAAACGAACAAAAATATTAAGTTTTTCATATATTTATGGGGCTATTATTAATCTTGTAGCAAATTTTATTGCGATTCCTTTATATGGGGCAAAAGGAGCGATTACAGTGGCTGTGCTAACTGAAGGAATTGTTACTATTTATCAAATGTATCATGTTAGAAAAGAATTTGACTATAGAAATATGTTTCAAGGAACTTGGAAATATTTGGTTTCTGCAATGATAATGTGTGTAATAGTTTATGGAATAATCCAGTCAGTTAGGCTTAATATTATTACTCTAACTGGTATTGTGGTGGTAGGAATTCTAATCTATTCATTTGGAAATATTATTTTAAAATCAAGACTCTACGAAGAGGTCAAGGCATTTCGAAAAAAATAA
- a CDS encoding RpiB/LacA/LacB family sugar-phosphate isomerase: MKIALIQASTQIARNHLLFEETKRATEHLGAEVFNFGVVENEENFSYIQISLCVGLLLNSGAIDYVVTGCSSGNGMAIAANALPNVICGYLPTPSDAFLFGRINQGNCASLSLGLNFGWGGEINLRFTLEKLFEAPMNTGYPVESAERKKRDAARFKAIKKLAQTDMLSVLTGLEEELVSPIFRKRELIDFILENATNSELTAFLRAKIK; encoded by the coding sequence ATGAAAATTGCGCTCATTCAAGCCAGCACGCAAATCGCGCGCAATCATTTGCTTTTTGAAGAAACGAAGCGAGCGACAGAGCATTTGGGCGCTGAGGTGTTCAACTTTGGTGTAGTCGAAAATGAAGAAAATTTTTCTTATATCCAGATTTCGCTTTGTGTTGGGCTTTTGTTGAACTCTGGTGCGATTGATTATGTGGTTACAGGTTGTAGTTCGGGCAATGGCATGGCGATTGCAGCCAATGCTTTGCCGAATGTGATTTGTGGTTATTTGCCGACACCGTCTGATGCATTTTTGTTTGGACGAATTAATCAAGGAAATTGTGCTTCGCTATCATTAGGGCTGAATTTTGGTTGGGGAGGTGAAATAAATTTGAGATTTACACTTGAAAAATTGTTTGAAGCACCCATGAATACAGGCTACCCCGTAGAATCTGCTGAACGGAAAAAACGAGATGCTGCTCGCTTCAAGGCAATTAAAAAGTTGGCACAAACTGATATGCTGTCAGTACTGACAGGATTGGAAGAAGAACTTGTCAGTCCAATTTTCAGGAAACGAGAGTTGATAGACTTTATCTTGGAAAATGCGACGAATAGTGAACTGACAGCGTTTTTGAGAGCAAAGATAAAATGA
- a CDS encoding YciI family protein — MITILLYTIGDEVTREQIMSVFPRHKAWVDQFVDEQKIMGIGTFEDPLKDGAMGLFPNMELAEEFVCRDPFVKEGIVTKVELKEWAGQFFTSIVR, encoded by the coding sequence ATGATTACAATTTTACTTTACACAATAGGCGATGAAGTGACACGCGAGCAAATTATGTCTGTTTTTCCACGCCACAAGGCTTGGGTGGACCAGTTTGTTGATGAGCAAAAAATTATGGGCATTGGTACTTTTGAGGACCCTTTGAAAGACGGTGCTATGGGGCTGTTTCCCAACATGGAGCTGGCTGAGGAGTTTGTCTGCAGAGACCCATTTGTCAAAGAAGGTATCGTCACAAAAGTCGAGTTGAAAGAATGGGCGGGACAGTTTTTTACATCAATCGTGCGCTGA
- a CDS encoding DUF2142 domain-containing protein, with product MKRSKRTENIIDKNIHKIYLILALLIGMTLSIAMPLFNEPDGQYHYTAATNIAGLSNDLSAYGEIEITSGIDQQIPHYQNGNFFKTYFKNKIKRMPMKELPRLNYIPSKSGFNYWSHITPAIGVWIGHLIYPSMGVMVVVGRLFSTFISVLSMFFIIRWVKAGKLLFFAVSLSPVIANSFSSLSYDATTFVITAFSIALAINITFKQKVEIKDFILFTLSAVMLWFGAKTNMKILIILVPFIMVVTYISNMRRKEGRELSDDFQENNRKKSLKVIGVAVTIACFIIGLVGLAIFKPTLLFSLYRILISHLINVTPGLTGNSIFQSILASPYPQINYTPLWLSAVWCVLIVLIILTEKKYVWAPIISWFALFLFLLGFGAVYYSFVTFVGQTAIVTQNRAVGAVVGVQGRYFTPTLILFSLFIGNSKFKLKLIPYQLVVNFAIVTIIVSNALLLFGTLFGIYYLS from the coding sequence ATGAAAAGATCAAAAAGAACTGAAAATATTATTGACAAAAATATTCATAAAATATATCTTATACTTGCCTTATTGATAGGGATGACTCTTTCTATTGCTATGCCTCTTTTTAATGAGCCTGATGGTCAATACCACTATACAGCAGCGACTAATATAGCTGGTCTGTCTAATGATTTGTCGGCATATGGAGAAATTGAAATTACAAGTGGAATTGATCAGCAAATCCCTCACTATCAAAATGGAAACTTTTTTAAAACTTATTTTAAAAACAAGATAAAACGAATGCCAATGAAAGAACTCCCACGCTTGAATTATATACCAAGTAAGAGTGGGTTTAACTACTGGTCACATATTACACCTGCTATTGGAGTGTGGATAGGTCATCTGATTTATCCATCAATGGGAGTGATGGTTGTTGTTGGACGTCTTTTCAGCACTTTTATCAGTGTTTTATCCATGTTTTTTATTATCAGATGGGTCAAAGCTGGAAAACTTTTATTTTTTGCAGTATCTCTTAGCCCTGTCATTGCAAATAGTTTTTCGAGCTTATCTTATGATGCTACTACTTTTGTAATAACTGCATTTTCTATTGCACTAGCTATCAATATTACCTTTAAACAAAAAGTAGAGATAAAAGATTTTATATTGTTCACATTATCAGCTGTAATGTTATGGTTTGGCGCAAAAACAAATATGAAAATATTGATTATACTTGTGCCTTTTATCATGGTCGTAACTTATATCTCTAACATGAGAAGGAAAGAAGGTAGGGAATTAAGTGATGATTTTCAAGAAAATAATAGAAAAAAAAGCTTGAAGGTTATAGGTGTTGCGGTAACTATTGCTTGTTTTATAATAGGATTAGTCGGACTAGCTATTTTCAAGCCTACTCTACTATTTTCGCTTTATAGGATTTTGATTAGTCATCTGATAAATGTAACACCAGGATTGACGGGTAACAGTATTTTTCAGAGTATACTTGCTTCTCCATATCCGCAAATTAATTATACTCCGCTTTGGCTATCTGCCGTGTGGTGCGTACTCATAGTGTTAATAATTTTGACTGAAAAAAAGTATGTGTGGGCACCTATTATATCTTGGTTTGCTTTATTTCTATTTTTGCTGGGGTTTGGTGCTGTGTACTACTCGTTTGTCACTTTTGTAGGTCAAACGGCAATTGTTACCCAGAATAGAGCAGTTGGTGCAGTTGTTGGAGTTCAGGGACGTTACTTTACTCCAACTCTTATTCTATTTTCGCTTTTCATTGGGAATTCGAAATTCAAACTTAAATTAATTCCATATCAATTAGTAGTCAATTTTGCTATTGTGACCATTATTGTATCCAATGCTTTGTTGTTGTTTGGAACTTTATTTGGTATTTATTATTTATCATAA
- a CDS encoding GH25 family lysozyme: MKCKIKIKTFVTALLLLGIINVVSYTKADTAMGTYAAGGTEPTSSATSTPESPLLRSFTAATPAMVQTPVNLTPSTTGIPSPDVVDISSYQSWLTQADFNSLKASGVKTVVIKLTEGTTYTNPYAKDHIQWAKAAGLNVAVYHYATLTGANSQSAGNSQAIKEAQYFATTAKNLGLPANTVMVMDCEQPYKNSSGTIIGPNPNNMDWATAAAQFANELKSLGYANTKFYSSLSWVGTDTATVQMNYNTLGGAKNMWIAQYLYDTPTNNSGWATAKTNNSKFGAWQYTSQMRFQGTTNLKNNSLDTSIDYSNTFTPSSPTPSVSPSISYQTQVQTYGWTSPTYNGQTNGTTGLSLRVEALKASLLNLPSGLTGGLSYRGYVENIGWQNYVSDGAIAGTVGKSLRMEAIQINLTGAIANQYDVYYRTYVQNIGWLGWTKNGQTAGTSGMAYRIEAVQVQLVAKGSAAPSNGSVTFPYLTLPTVSYSAHVQNIGWQAPVVNGALSGTTGKSLRMEALKVELQNIASGLTGGITYRSQSQNVGWQAWVSNNSISGTTGQSLRDEAIELKLTGGLSNYFNIYYRAHVQSIGWQAWVSNGATAGTVGKGLRMEALEIKIVPKANPAP; this comes from the coding sequence ATGAAATGCAAAATAAAAATTAAAACCTTCGTCACAGCTCTTTTGCTCCTCGGAATAATTAATGTAGTCTCATATACAAAAGCGGATACTGCAATGGGAACCTATGCAGCAGGTGGGACTGAACCTACCTCCTCAGCCACTTCCACACCAGAATCCCCTTTACTCCGTTCATTCACTGCAGCTACTCCAGCTATGGTACAAACGCCTGTTAACCTTACACCCTCAACCACTGGGATACCTTCGCCTGACGTTGTAGATATTTCAAGTTATCAAAGTTGGTTAACCCAAGCAGATTTTAATAGCCTCAAAGCCTCAGGAGTGAAAACTGTAGTAATTAAGTTAACCGAAGGAACAACTTACACCAACCCTTACGCAAAAGATCATATACAGTGGGCAAAAGCTGCTGGTCTAAATGTTGCTGTCTATCACTACGCGACCTTGACTGGCGCAAATTCTCAAAGTGCAGGAAATAGCCAAGCTATAAAAGAAGCTCAATATTTTGCAACCACTGCCAAAAATCTTGGACTTCCTGCCAACACAGTAATGGTCATGGATTGTGAACAACCCTATAAAAACAGTAGCGGGACAATCATCGGCCCCAACCCAAACAATATGGACTGGGCCACGGCCGCAGCTCAATTCGCAAATGAACTAAAATCATTAGGCTATGCCAATACCAAATTTTATTCCTCACTATCTTGGGTAGGCACAGATACCGCAACCGTCCAAATGAACTACAACACACTAGGCGGTGCGAAAAACATGTGGATAGCCCAATACCTTTATGATACCCCCACAAACAACTCCGGCTGGGCAACCGCCAAAACCAACAACTCCAAATTCGGCGCATGGCAATACACCAGCCAAATGCGCTTTCAAGGTACAACCAATCTAAAAAATAATAGCCTTGATACTTCTATTGATTACAGCAATACTTTTACGCCAAGTTCTCCGACTCCTAGCGTTTCCCCAAGTATTTCTTATCAAACTCAAGTACAAACATATGGTTGGACCTCTCCCACTTACAATGGTCAAACCAATGGAACAACAGGGCTTTCTCTCAGGGTTGAAGCGCTCAAAGCCTCTCTTCTAAATCTCCCGAGTGGACTGACAGGTGGCCTCAGCTACCGTGGTTATGTCGAAAATATTGGTTGGCAAAATTATGTTAGCGATGGTGCAATTGCAGGAACTGTCGGAAAATCTCTGCGCATGGAAGCAATTCAAATTAATTTAACTGGAGCTATCGCCAATCAATATGATGTTTATTATCGCACCTATGTCCAAAATATTGGCTGGCTAGGGTGGACAAAAAACGGGCAGACTGCAGGAACTTCTGGAATGGCTTACCGCATAGAAGCGGTGCAAGTCCAACTCGTTGCCAAAGGAAGCGCCGCACCGTCTAACGGTTCTGTCACTTTCCCTTATTTGACTCTTCCAACAGTAAGCTATAGCGCTCATGTTCAAAATATTGGCTGGCAAGCTCCAGTCGTAAATGGCGCTTTATCAGGAACAACAGGGAAGTCACTTAGGATGGAAGCCTTGAAGGTAGAACTTCAAAATATTGCTTCAGGACTAACAGGTGGAATAACCTATCGTAGTCAATCTCAAAATGTCGGTTGGCAAGCATGGGTATCTAACAATAGTATTTCTGGAACGACAGGACAAAGCCTGAGAGATGAAGCCATAGAGTTAAAACTTACAGGTGGACTCTCAAACTATTTCAATATTTATTACCGTGCTCATGTTCAAAGTATCGGTTGGCAAGCGTGGGTATCTAATGGGGCAACCGCCGGAACAGTAGGTAAGGGACTTCGGATGGAGGCTTTGGAGATAAAGATTGTTCCTAAAGCTAATCCCGCACCTTAA
- a CDS encoding DUF998 domain-containing protein — protein MMTMFALLSIFGSGAFLILLMLLHFLKPETSPSWRLISEYAIGRYGLLMRLAFWGLALAVLSFVVARVESGAGQFSLIALSAIGLVLIGAGYFVSNPITVADDDKTLTGKIHDFCGGIVIVGFPLTICFVKGNILPLTVLVWLGFLYFIGSVIFYLSKTKTFGPKAKVGLSNRLMMLTYALWLIVHAALLL, from the coding sequence ATGATGACGATGTTTGCACTTTTATCCATTTTCGGCAGTGGTGCTTTTCTGATTTTGTTGATGCTTCTGCATTTTTTGAAGCCAGAGACTTCTCCGTCGTGGCGCTTGATTAGCGAGTACGCGATTGGCAGATACGGCTTACTCATGCGACTTGCTTTTTGGGGTTTGGCGTTGGCTGTGCTTAGCTTTGTCGTGGCGAGAGTGGAATCTGGCGCTGGACAGTTTAGTCTTATCGCCCTTAGTGCTATTGGACTTGTGCTGATTGGAGCAGGATATTTTGTGTCAAATCCTATAACTGTGGCGGACGATGATAAAACGCTTACGGGAAAAATTCACGACTTCTGCGGTGGGATTGTCATTGTCGGCTTTCCGCTCACAATCTGCTTTGTCAAAGGGAATATTTTACCACTGACAGTGCTGGTCTGGCTGGGCTTTCTGTATTTTATTGGCAGTGTGATTTTCTATCTGTCAAAAACAAAAACTTTTGGTCCAAAAGCTAAAGTTGGACTTTCCAACCGACTGATGATGTTGACTTATGCACTCTGGCTGATTGTCCATGCTGCGCTTTTGCTTTGA
- a CDS encoding glycosyltransferase produces the protein MKTAVLMASYNGEKFITEQLDSIRKQSRKPDFVIIRDDCSSDNTVELIEKYISQYELDGWTITRNKTNVGWRANFRQLLLDSIALDAEIIFFSDQDDVWKEDKNAQQLNVMERHPDIEVLSGDLEFIKLDEKATIPNLYVFPDKEEILSKYPIHKNYQGGFRQGMTLAIRKSLIIDVMQYWKEEYKPTHDMVFQGIASLLGTGYNLNEVVATQKRHSSNASGKPIVSLNDSKEVHVQDLYEKRVGYHDIAYHVLEKRNSQLVKEQKDYLDWAKRRYEAAKTNHFWNVLKIIILDRKYYIHYTGQLRDLYFAFKKSNKV, from the coding sequence ATGAAAACAGCAGTTTTAATGGCAAGCTATAACGGAGAAAAATTTATCACAGAACAGTTAGACTCTATACGAAAGCAAAGCCGAAAGCCTGATTTTGTAATTATTCGAGATGATTGTTCATCTGATAATACAGTAGAGCTGATAGAAAAATATATCTCTCAGTATGAGCTTGATGGTTGGACGATTACTCGCAATAAAACAAATGTTGGTTGGCGCGCTAATTTTAGACAGTTGTTATTGGATAGTATTGCCTTAGACGCTGAAATTATTTTCTTTTCGGACCAAGATGATGTATGGAAAGAAGACAAAAATGCTCAGCAACTTAACGTTATGGAACGACACCCTGACATTGAAGTTTTAAGTGGTGATTTAGAGTTTATAAAGTTAGATGAAAAAGCAACAATACCTAACTTATACGTATTTCCTGATAAGGAAGAAATCCTTTCAAAATACCCTATTCATAAAAATTATCAGGGAGGTTTTAGACAGGGAATGACTTTGGCGATACGTAAAAGTTTGATTATTGATGTTATGCAGTATTGGAAAGAAGAGTATAAACCTACTCATGATATGGTTTTTCAGGGAATTGCAAGTTTGTTAGGAACGGGCTATAATTTAAATGAAGTTGTTGCAACACAAAAACGCCATAGTAGTAATGCTAGTGGAAAACCAATCGTTTCTTTGAATGACTCCAAAGAAGTTCATGTACAAGATTTGTATGAAAAAAGAGTAGGTTACCATGATATTGCTTATCATGTGCTGGAAAAGAGGAATTCTCAGCTTGTTAAAGAGCAGAAAGACTACTTGGACTGGGCAAAACGACGCTATGAAGCAGCAAAAACCAATCACTTTTGGAATGTGTTGAAAATTATTATTTTAGACAGAAAATATTATATACATTATACAGGACAGCTTCGAGACTTGTATTTTGCTTTTAAAAAATCTAATAAGGTCTAG
- a CDS encoding DUF2785 domain-containing protein — protein sequence MKKSLEEKLKNKNLNFTESELDWLLAHIGDENPEIRDGLVFVSFARSISEEALSLTQFQKLAQYSMSQDLIFYQMSEGLPAVLTRTFAALLNSYLIEADGAKAGKYEYALTTEQRQYFFERAVDYLENEQVFTGYSQVYGWIHGFAHGADFLANALTHPEFTEQKALEALDMLAAIFHRLPESFVCGEERSLGEVVVVALLSGKLSQIQVADWLAQVKFSLAELIDYARLANFEVFLAYIYFHIFEKLDLEAPLKNELLKVLRQI from the coding sequence ATGAAAAAATCACTAGAAGAAAAGCTCAAAAACAAAAATTTGAATTTTACTGAATCGGAGCTGGACTGGCTACTTGCGCATATTGGTGATGAAAATCCTGAAATCCGTGACGGTTTAGTATTTGTCAGCTTTGCGCGCAGTATTTCAGAGGAAGCGTTGAGTCTTACTCAATTTCAAAAATTGGCACAATACTCAATGTCGCAAGATTTGATTTTTTATCAGATGAGCGAGGGCTTGCCAGCAGTACTGACACGGACGTTTGCGGCTTTGTTGAACAGTTATTTGATTGAGGCAGACGGTGCAAAAGCCGGGAAATATGAATATGCGTTGACAACTGAGCAACGCCAATATTTCTTTGAGCGTGCGGTTGATTATCTTGAAAATGAGCAAGTTTTTACAGGATACTCGCAAGTGTATGGCTGGATTCATGGCTTTGCACACGGTGCGGATTTTTTGGCAAATGCGTTGACACATCCTGAGTTCACTGAGCAAAAGGCTTTAGAGGCACTTGATATGCTGGCAGCCATTTTTCACAGATTGCCTGAGTCCTTTGTTTGTGGGGAAGAGCGGAGCTTGGGAGAAGTTGTCGTGGTAGCTTTGTTGAGTGGAAAATTGTCGCAAATACAAGTGGCAGATTGGCTGGCGCAAGTGAAATTTTCATTAGCGGAATTAATTGACTACGCACGGCTGGCAAATTTTGAAGTGTTTTTAGCTTATATTTATTTTCACATTTTTGAAAAACTTGACTTAGAAGCTCCTTTGAAAAATGAATTATTGAAAGTTTTGAGGCAGATATGA